The segment TATGGATAAGTTATATAAAACTGGGCCAAAATTTGCGATAAATGTACCagcaacaaaaatattttcaaaaaaatgggCATATGTATacgtaattatttttatgtttttatataataaGTGCATATTTTATAAGATAATTTAATAGTGTATACCGGTGTATAAATGatgtatattatataactatatatcagagatgtgtgtatatatatatacatatatatatatatatatatatacacacacacacacattgtTAATACAATAAAGTATAAATTACTTTTTCAAAGAAGACGAACAAGTAAGCCAAATTTAATTTACTTCACTTGCAATGGAAAAGTCAAATGATAATTGAGCtattttgaaaaagtattgAACGAATTAAGTTTTGATCCCATTTTGGCTGCATATTTCAGTTCAAAAGACTTTTAGATGAAGTCGATAGAAGTATTTCTTAGATGAAAAGTTAAACAAAATGTTTATTGAGTCTATTAAACACAATATAACCCAagtatagttaattaattatgcaAAACGGTTTCTGTTCCTCTTTATTATAAACTACCCAAGTAATGTTTATTATACATCTGGTCATTCCTCACCCATTTTAACAATGTGTTCACATTTCCACCTTCCTCTCAATTTACAAATAAATCTACCTTTAATAGTAAGTACtaataaattgataaaagaGTTTAGAAAAATTTATCTTACTACCataaatgtaaattattttgagaaagaTGAGCTTTTGAAGTATACCAaaattatatagatatataagaaGGGACTCTTACAGAAATATACCAAGACTTAAATAGTATTTAGTTAAAATACTATATAATGTTTCGATTATATTCTGCATTTAAAAAAGGATTATTCTATTTATGGAAAAAggagtttaaaatatttttaaattatgagaTATTGTACAAAAATATTCCCATTTGATAATAAGGTGACATAGAATCGCACTATAATCAATTATTACATAAATGTTACTATATCTaaattatatagatatataagaaGGGACTCTTACAGAAATATACCATGACTTAAATAGTATTcagttaaaatattataatgctTTGATTATATTTCGCATTTAAAAAAGGATTATCCTATTTATGAAAAAaggaatttaaaacatttttaaattatacaaaaatattccCATTTAATAATAAGGTGACATAGAATCGCACTATAATCAATTATTACATAAATGTTACTATATCTAAATTAACCGGCCATAAACATGCTGTTAGCAtttattgaaacaaaaataCAGTGTACTGTCCAGATTTAGTTTACATTAACTTCATCATAGAACTAAGTCCACCATCAACAGCTAAATTTTGAGCACTAATGTAAGCCGATTCATCTGACGCCAGGAAAAGTGCAGCTTCTGCTATATGCATTGTGGTTAAAGAAACACCTTTCAAGTTTGCATTTCCACATATTTTAGCTTCAATAGCCGCCGCATCAGCGCCAAACGATTTGCACACCATCGGCGTCGCTATGCCGAAAGGCGATACACAATTCACTCGTATTCCATGTTGCCCCAGCTCACGCGCCGCAGCTTTCACTACGCCGAGGACGGCGTGCTTCGATGCGATGTACGCTAACGGAGCTGCACCAGCTAGAATTGACTCCACGCTAGCTGTACATATTATGGAGCCGCGGATCTTATTAGCTACCATCACTCTAGCCGCGTGCTTCACGGCTAACGCGGCTCCCCGCGCGTTAACAGCAATCGTCCTGTCAAACACCGTCATATCCATTTCGAGTATGCTCTCGAATGGGTTGAGTATGCCGGCATTACTGAACATTATATCGAGTGTACCGTATTTTTCAACAGCAAATGCGACAGTTTCATTTACTTGTTTCTCATCGCTTACATCACAGCGTTGGTAACAGACGTTGTCTGATCCGATAGAGGACGCGACTTGGAGAGCAAGTTCATCCTGAATGTCCGCAATAACGACGCGGGCCCCATGTTCAACGAACAATCTGGCTGCTGCTTCACCAATGCCACTAGCACCACCTGTTATTACAGCTACTTTACCCTCTAACCTGAtgccacaaaaaaaaaaaggcacaAACATATATCGTgacgaaaaaatttaaaaatctcatttattttttattcgcGGATAGTGAGATCAAATGTAAACGAAATTGATTACCTGAGCTTATTTGCCATTGGAAAATCAGCAATTTTCTTGCTGCAGCGCCGGATAACTTAGATATTGTTTTTAGAACCTCCTTCTCTCTTCTGACATTTTTTCGCTCTTGGATctacaaatatataatacaaCTTCGTCTGGTCTATGTTTACTTTTTTTGTCATCAACATATTAAGCACTATTAAGgtgaatattataaattaattactttcTATTTAAATTTCTTTGTCTTAATTTGACGTGAAgcaattcaagaaaataagttaaattaagaatatatatttaatatattaaaatatattttaatctattACTTTATCAAGTTATGTCAATCTCTTTACTTTGTACTTATATTAAGAAATGATGTAACTTTACTCTTCTATCgttatttaatgttttcttaaatcaactttataataaataatgaatatatttttaagattaattAACTACTATATCAAAGATATAATAggcaaaatatgataattagCTTGCTAAattaggaaagaatttttttccCTAAAGAGAATAAAAAGACAAGTAATACTCTCTTCATTCCATATAATtcgttttttttcaaattaacttaattatttaatttttaagattgttttcaaaatatttatttaattttatccttCATTTGAATTTACAATGTGATCATAActtcaataaaatataacaatagttaatcatgatataaataaaaaattgtattcaatttatgtcttaatttatttttcttaataattgtgaaacatctcaaaaattcaattaacaGGAAATGAAAGGAGTATGAATTAGAACAATtcaatttctaaataaatattatggaccatttatttttaataagcaCGATAATTTTTAATGGAGCGGAAAGAATGTCAAGCAACTGGTATAATTTAATGGGAAACGCTAAATGACCAGAATTTGGTCAGAATTGAGAAAAGTTTAATTTAACCTTCTTCTCTTTCAAAGTAAATCAAGtttttattactactatttcCTAGACTTCTAGAAATACGTGTGGATAacaattttatgtttaaattaaaattaatattaattgtgtgaagaaaattatttcatgaattttataatGTGagacattaaaattaatattaattgtgtgaagaaattatttcatgaattttataatGTGAGACCCATTACAATCTAACTTCACCTTCTTCctaattctttctttctttgttcctttttcttcattttttgtcatcctttctcctttcttttccattatatataaaattaaattatacaaattgtaattttacAAGATATATTTGGATacattttatcaataattttctaattttgaacTTGCAAAATAACATTTACTTATTTCTAGTATATACAAATCATCCAATTCTAAAAtcgaatacaaaaaaaaaatataatatttaactttgtactacaatttttttgagaataatatcacatttgttttctttattttaatttctttatagtATATTTAAAGCACTATCatactaaatttaaaataatatgggTCATTCAATCTACCTAATGATCAGTGTGCTCTTTGATAGAGTTTGTAGTACATAGGGATTCCATAGTACTGCGGAATTTTCAATAATTGAtgcaattaattataattaatatgttgGAAATATGATAGAAGAATATAGAGATCCAAAAATGACTTTCTCCaaagatatatttaattttaagtaaaaatgataaaaatattctaaaaaaaactaatttatagtgtaaataattttttttaccactTTAGCAAAATTATGACAAAAATTTTCTGATCAAAagaatttttcttaatttaatatatatgggtcaaatatataaattaaatgccTCTTCTTTTGTGGGTAAGGTTTTCCTTGAGTTGACTGCACCTTGAGCTACGCAAAGAATATTGGGAAGAAGCGGCAATCCACTAATAATTGTTAGGCAAATCTGAGACCCTCAATACTTAAAAAGGCATAAAATACGCACTTGTTAGGAGTTACTGTTTTCTTCAATCACAATTCATTTACACGATCTTGTCTAATGGTATTTTATGAATCTATTGTTAGGATCAAAATAAATAGGTATAATATGGAAACTAGCAAAGCAGATTACGAAAGATCACAAGTAATTAAACTAACGAGAAACATATCAAAAGAGACGCATAAATTTAACATGATTTGATCAATCGATCTTCGTCCATGATGAGAAATTCAAggtaaatatgagagtacaaaatatagagagaaacaatttcaaccaattcactcgaaTACATGAAAAGTTCACAGAATTGATAATGTATCAAACTTGTGACCGagaattctccccctaaccaaattTCTCAAAGTTGTTAAGGCTACATTGTGAATACTGATTAAGTTTGAAGGAACaaatctctatttatagatttctaaacatttttttacaagaaaaaagatgagttaatccaaaactttttcctaaaagaaaaacctatttatTGTAAGAAATCAGGACAAATAAAATCCAACATCTATCCTGTCTCATTATATGCagcacaattt is part of the Solanum lycopersicum chromosome 1, SLM_r2.1 genome and harbors:
- the LOC101259369 gene encoding short-chain dehydrogenase reductase 3b — encoded protein: MANKLRLEGKVAVITGGASGIGEAAARLFVEHGARVVIADIQDELALQVASSIGSDNVCYQRCDVSDEKQVNETVAFAVEKYGTLDIMFSNAGILNPFESILEMDMTVFDRTIAVNARGAALAVKHAARVMVANKIRGSIICTASVESILAGAAPLAYIASKHAVLGVVKAAARELGQHGIRVNCVSPFGIATPMVCKSFGADAAAIEAKICGNANLKGVSLTTMHIAEAALFLASDESAYISAQNLAVDGGLSSMMKLM